Part of the Lampris incognitus isolate fLamInc1 unplaced genomic scaffold, fLamInc1.hap2 scaffold_266, whole genome shotgun sequence genome is shown below.
TGTGGATGATTCATGCACAGACGTGTGATAAATGTGACATCTGATCACATATACAAATAAAAGTCTCAGTAAAAGTATTTCAGTTAAGTACATCTGGATGTTATTAAACAGAAAAACCAAAACTTTAAAAAAGGATCATCTCTGATGACAATATGAGTGAAAACAAAAATAGAAAAATTGTGAAACACGACTTTGCTTGACTGTATCACATGTATATATATCATACCACATATTCATCcccttatcacacacacacacacacacacataatcatgcaggcacatgcacacgcacacacgcatgtagttattcaaccactaCCCACCCCTTCGTCATCATCCTCACTCTTCATCTTCTCGGCGATGTAACGCACTCCGTCAACCGCCTCCTCCACGTTGATGTTACACTTGAGCGTCATCCTCTTCCTGAACTCTGTGTTCTCCGACAGGTCGCTGATCTTCCAGCCGTAGCGCTTAGCCGACTCCTCGTTCACgtagaaggaggaagaggaggaggtggagtcTGCCATCCCCCCGGAGCTCGCTGCCCCGCCAGTCGCCAACGACCCATCCGCCCCCCGCTGCTTCAGGTCCGAGTACGACCGCTGTTGGTGCTTTTTCCGGAACCTCTCTCGGATGTTGGAGCTCCCGGGCCGCCGCATGAAAAGGTAGCAGGGGAGCTGGTAGAGGAAGACGCGCTTGACCCAGGGCGGCATGGTGTGCGTGCTGGGGGAGCGGTGGTGCACgttgagcacacacacactggtgacgATGGAGAAGGTGACCAGCACCATGGTGAACATCAAGTACTTCCCGATCAGAGGCACTGCTAAGGATGTGGGTGGCACGATTTTTGAGATCAGGAGCAAGAAGACAGTGAGGGCCAGGAGGACGGAGATGCAGAGGGTCATCTTCTCACCGCAGTCTGACGGGAGGTAGAACACCAGGATGGCCAGGGAGGTGATCAGAACGCAGGGGATGATCAGGTTGATGGTGTAGAACAGCGGTTTCCTCCTGATGATGAAGTCGTAGGTGATATCGAGGTACGTGATATCGCCAGGGTCTTCGTTCTTGCGCCCGGGCAGCGAGACAATGTCCCACTCACCACTGGGCTTGAAGTCGTCGCGGCTGGCGTAGTCGCTGAGGAGAATGAGGTCGATCTCGGTGTGGTCGTACGTCCACGAGCGGAACTTTAGGGTGCAGTTCTGCTGGTCAAAGGGGAAGTCGCGGACTTCGATCTTACAGGCTGACTTGTAGATGGCCGGAGGGAGCCAGGCCACCTCACCGTTGTTGGAGACCACGGCATTGGAATAGAAGGAGACCTCATAGGTACCGTCAGCACTGAGGAGTGAGAGGGTTGGGGTGAAAGAGAAAAGTTGAAGTAGGGCAAAGAAGGGCAAAGGGACAGGAGATAAGTAACTTCATTTCCAATTATTCTCAAAACTCCAACCTCCACATTTAATCAGTGCAAATAGAAGATTGATGAACTGCAGGTTTCAGTTCATCTCCAGCGGCCCTCATCTCCCCACTGCTATGTACTGTACGAGCACCTAGTGAGGCTGATATTGAAATACTACTATAATTTCAATATCCATGTCGACTCTATCATTACCTtaaaattaaatttaattaaaaaattaatttaatttttaaaaaGGGGCtttcaggggcatctgggtggcgtggcagtctattccattgcctacccacatggggattgccggttcgaattggctgtgtcagcaggtgggaagctggatgtgggtatgtgtcctggttgttgcactagcacctcctctgttcagtcggagcacctgttcgggggggagggggaacttggggggggggggggtagcgtgatcctccgacacgCTACTTCCCCccgggggaaactcctcactgtcaggtgaaaagaagcagctggcgactccacatgtatcagaggaggcgtgtggtagtctgcagccctccccggatcaacagagggggcggagcagcaaccgggatggctcggaagagtggggtaattggccaagtacaattggggagaaaaggggggtgggcgATCTAAAAAGGGGCTTTCACATGAGTCACGGTTATATTGCTTGtcagtcagacactatatcaaaTTTAGTGACAGTATTTAGAAACAATAGAGTGGAGACCTCTACCCCTTACTGTCAACTGAGGTGACAGACTCAACCGCTATATTCTTCTGACAGTAGGctgccatttttttcccccccggaGCTGAATAACCAGTTCAGGGAAAACTATCGAAGGGAAGCGCTCTGCATCAGGGCACACCAAGAGAGATGGCGACAGCTGCCCTCACCCACCTCAATTCTGCTGAGATTgagatttttttcttctcttcttctcaacAAGACTACAGGTGATGCATTATACATCAGTGGCCCA
Proteins encoded:
- the LOC130133324 gene encoding neuronal acetylcholine receptor subunit beta-2-like, which produces MTTNCWLTQVWNDYRLMWDPEEYEGIKKVRLPSQHIWLPDIVLYNNADGTYEVSFYSNAVVSNNGEVAWLPPAIYKSACKIEVRDFPFDQQNCTLKFRSWTYDHTEIDLILLSDYASRDDFKPSGEWDIVSLPGRKNEDPGDITYLDITYDFIIRRKPLFYTINLIIPCVLITSLAILVFYLPSDCGEKMTLCISVLLALTVFLLLISKIVPPTSLAVPLIGKYLMFTMVLVTFSIVTSVCVLNVHHRSPSTHTMPPWVKRVFLYQLPCYLFMRRPGSSNIRERFRKKHQQRSYSDLKQRGADGSLATGGAASSGGMADSTSSSSSFYVNEESAKRYGWKISDLSENTEFRKRMTLKCNINVEEAVDGVRYIAEKMKSEDDDEGIIEDWKYVAMVIDRLFLWIFVLVCVVGTVGLFMQPLFQSYNIPIVDDMEQH